The Mercenaria mercenaria strain notata chromosome 10, MADL_Memer_1, whole genome shotgun sequence genome contains a region encoding:
- the LOC123560413 gene encoding uncharacterized protein LOC123560413 produces MNKMVYLGCLALASCIGMAVGYGSVMTGHKQITAYPYMANMGYGYVPYMAGSSGFGGFLGGAGGSTGGMEGIFGNIMQLFMFIFVINILFSSTGLGSGGLNIGKKSSHYAPDYDFY; encoded by the exons ATGAACAAGATGGTCTACCTCGGATGTTTGGCTCTTGCCTCATGTATCGGTATGGCTGTCGGTTATGGAAGCGTTATGACCGGGCACAAACAGATCACAGCTTACCCTTACATGGCAAACATGGGTTATGGGTATGTTCCCTACATGGCGGGATCTTCAGGATTCGGAGGTTTTCTTGGCGGCGCTGGAGGATCGACTGGTGGCATGGAAGGAATCTTTGGAAACATAATGCAAT tgtttatgtttatttttgttatcaaCATCTTGTTCTCGAGCACTGGTCTCGGCTCTGGTGGTCTCAACATTGGCAAGAAATCCTCACACTATGCCCCTGACTACGACTTCTACTAA
- the LOC123560412 gene encoding uncharacterized protein LOC123560412, translating to MNKMVYFGCLALASCIGMVLGYGSVMTGHKQFAAYPNMANVGYGYVPYMTGPSGFGGFLGHTGGSTGGMGGIFGNIMQLFMFIFVINILFSSTGLGSGGLNIGRKSSHHSSDYDFY from the exons aTGAACAAGATGGTGTATTTCGGATGTTTGGCTCTTGCCTCATGTATCGGTATGGTTCTTGGTTACGGAAGTGTTATGACCGGTCACAAACAGTTCGCAGCATACCCTAACATGGCTAACGTAGGTTATGGGTACGTTCCCTACATGACTGGACCTTCAGGATTCGGAGGTTTCCTTGGCCACACCGGAGGATCGACTGGTGGTATGGGAGGAATCTTTGGAAACATAATGCAGT tgtttATGTTTATCTTTGTGATCAACATCTTGTTCTCGAGCACTGGTCTCGGCTCTGGTGGTCTTAACATTGGCAGGAAATCCTCACATCATTCTTCTGACTACGACTTCTACTGA
- the LOC128545852 gene encoding uncharacterized protein LOC128545852, with translation MNKMVYLGCLALASCIGMAVGYGSVMTGHKQFTAYPHMANMGYGYMPYMAGSSGFGGFLGGAGGSAGGMGGIFGNIMQLFMFIFVINILFSSTGLGSGGLNIGKKPSHHASDYDFY, from the exons ATGAACAAGATGGTCTACCTCGGATGTTTGGCTCTTGCCTCATGTATCGGTATGGCTGTTGGTTACGGAAGTGTTATGACCGGTCACAAACAATTCACCGCATACCCTCACATGGCTAACATGGGTTATGGGTACATGCCCTATATGGCGGGATCGTCCGGATTCGGAGGTTTTCTTGGCGGTGCTGGAGGATCGGCTGGCGGCATGGGAGGAATCTTTGGAAACATAATGCAAT tgttTATGTTTATCTTTGTGATCAACATCTTGTTCTCGAGCACTGGTCTCGGCTCTGGTGGTCTCAACATTGGCAAGAAACCCTCACACCATGCCTCTGACTACGACTTCTACTGA